acataaaattttccattgttatatagcaaaactcattctCCTTTGAGATCCACGATCAGGAAATTAGTAGCCTTCCTCCCTCTATACGTAATTTGGCGGGATGATTCCTttcgaaggaaaaaaaaaaaaaaaaacaagagctCACTCTCCCTCCAGTCCTCTCCATGTTGTTAGATCGTGTCACACACGCACACTTAGAAATCCCATTCTCAGAAAgatccttttttcttctttaattttttgctCTGTATTCCCAACTCACCCAGAAAGAAAACTTCAAGAAAACAAAGTAGTAGCAAGAAAGCAAGATAACTCCACTCTTCATGGCCGCCAACTGCCTGTATCTCCCCCTTCTCCTTGCCATATTCACCATCATAAACTCAACCTCTGCACAACTcccaaccaccaccaccaccccttTTCCACCTCCACCACCTTCTGTTCCATTGCCAACACCTCCTCCATCTCTGTCGCCACTTCTCCCTCCATTGCTAACACCGTCACCACCACCTCCATATCTATCAACACCTCCCGCTCCATCACTCATGCCACTCGCACCATCTCCCCATCCTTTtccaccacctcctcctccttcccGGCGAGCACCAGCACGACGATCACCACGACCTCAACAACTAAACAACATAATCGACGCACTGATGGGCGCTGGCGACTTCATGAATTTGGAGAACATTATCTCGGCGATCAATCCATTGAGTCTCCCACTGAGCGCCACCATCTTCATCCCACAAGAAGATCCCCTCAACGTCACGCCCTTTTATATGGACCCCTTCACTTTTCCCTACCACATTGTCCCTCAgcgtctctctttctctgacCTCCAACTCCTCAAAACCAACACTCGCCTCCCAACCCTCCTACCGCACAAGTCTATCCTCATCACCAACAGCTCTGCCTCCAACTTCACCCTCGACGACTCTCGTATCACCCAACCAGACGTCTACAGCAACAACGCAGTCGCAGTGCACGGAATTTCCGCGGTTCTTGACTACGCTACTTACGGTGATGGGTTGCCCAAATCTTCCAAACCTCCAGCACTGCAGCCGGAGGCTATTATTCCCGCACCACGCTTTGCGCCAGGCGGACCAGTCACTGACTCAATGTCAGATGCTGCGTGCCTTTGCAGCGAGTCTCCGAttgttttctttattgtttCTGCAGTTCTGGCTTTCAAGATTCACGGGAACCCTCTTGCTCGTTGATGGGTTCCCGAGTTTTTCCAAGAATTGGAGAACAGATTGCTGTTGCGCAGCACAAAGGCAGGGATAAAGTCCAAGTCCAAGATGAGTATTTCTTTCTTGGGGTAATTCATGGGGTGGCAATTGCCAATCATCTCTGCAGGTCTCGTTCTTTGATGGGTTTATTTTAATCTTAGGAACCTTCATCTTAGCCAAAAGACCGTTATCACGGAAGTTGATCAGaatcctttttaattttcatatatttccacgaggtttttgctctgatcttGTACATGACTGTATTCTTTCTCGCGAATGCGGGTCATAGTTCCATTATGCTAGAAAataggtgtttcttttgtctCTTACACTTCTCACTCTTTAGGATTCACGTCACGAGGTTAATCGTACAGCCATATTCATTTCGAATGAAATAACACTCTCTGTCGTTTCCTTTTCCCCGTTTCCTTTTGAGTTTGTTTCCATAattgtttatttcttttatcattgCCAATGATAGTATTTAGTTCCCGGCTTTGTTTCATTCCCTCAATTTTACAAATGGGTTAACAAAGATCGTGCTGTGTTGCCAAAATCTGAAGAACTAATCCAATCCTCATGCTCATTTTCAGTAGACCAGACTTTAAGCTGTTTGCGATAACAATAAGTTAAGCTAGGTAGTTTATAAGAAACAAAAACTACAGAAAAATCAATACTTTGCAAAAAACATTGAGAAGTTCTGGGTTcttttctaataataatttgcaggtatgtcttttttttattttttattttttatttttatttatttatttgtaagaaATGTTTGGGTTACACTGATGTAGCTTATTTTGAACAAATTGATGTATCTTATTTTGACACTACTGATCTACTTCATGGTAGAAATAGTTTtccaatttaatataataaaagaagccgcttcaatttatttttacttttttatttatttgagatttgtTTGTGAACATAacccttctctctttttttgtcaTTTATACACTTCTTGTCTGCCTAAATTTAGATTAAGGCtatatttagatagtgagatgatctcaaattatttgtgaattgtagtgaaaaagaaataaactgtTTGTAAATAGTGATGAAGTAATCTAAAACTTACCAAACACAGCCTAAGATTGTGGTTGGTCCTAAAGACTAATAACtatcaaaattcaaagaaattttGACATGTCAACTCTCGGccattgatataatatatatatatatatatagagagagagagagagagagagagagagagagagagagagagttgtaaATGAAACCCTAGCACTATTCACACACTCGTgtaagagaaaacaaaacagTGGACTACAACAAGAAAGGGAAAGATTATGGACTTCCCTTCGGAGGCTATCGTGCTATTTGGAATTATAAGAattcacttatcaaaaaaaaaaaaaaaacaaggaaaaaaaagaagaaaagaaatagtcTTATTGAAAGGAATATcaagaatataaatatatcatacaCGGGTGATTTGTCAATCCAAAATAACATTTTGTTTTCAGTTTTATGATATCTCTTGTAGAGGTCTAACCCTTCATCGAAATATCTTTCAATCCCCCTACCGCAGAGAGTTTCTGGGCACATAAAAGACTCGTTAATCGTTTTATACTTCCACAACGAAATTAAATGTGTTGCCATTTCACCTCATTGCCATGCATGGGTAATAAAATTTGAtgataatagtttaaattatgatattttattagcttttgagaaaatagaaagaaaaaattaataaaaatattataaagttaaaaaattgttcgaatataaatttttaatattatttttattttaaaatttgaaaaagttggtattgttttttgtgttttgtttgaaaatttgagaaaatggtaATAATTTGGTAACGATTAGATAAAAGgactgaaaaattaaaattgaaaaatgttttgtgtttgattaatgtttggaaagaaaatt
This sequence is a window from Carya illinoinensis cultivar Pawnee chromosome 9, C.illinoinensisPawnee_v1, whole genome shotgun sequence. Protein-coding genes within it:
- the LOC122276314 gene encoding pollen-specific leucine-rich repeat extensin-like protein 2 — its product is MAANCLYLPLLLAIFTIINSTSAQLPTTTTTPFPPPPPSVPLPTPPPSLSPLLPPLLTPSPPPPYLSTPPAPSLMPLAPSPHPFPPPPPPSRRAPARRSPRPQQLNNIIDALMGAGDFMNLENIISAINPLSLPLSATIFIPQEDPLNVTPFYMDPFTFPYHIVPQRLSFSDLQLLKTNTRLPTLLPHKSILITNSSASNFTLDDSRITQPDVYSNNAVAVHGISAVLDYATYGDGLPKSSKPPALQPEAIIPAPRFAPGGPVTDSMSDAACLCSESPIVFFIVSAVLAFKIHGNPLAR